cGCTGCTTGCTGATAATGAACAGCGCTTGGCGCATCGCCTCCTTCAGTGTGTCCGGTTGGACGGAAGCGGCGTCACTCCCGGTCCTGCCGTCGGTCCTACTTCCTCGAATGCGTCCAGTTTGCCCAAATACAGCTCCTTTCTCGTGTGGATCAACCGATCCACCAGGTATTGCTCCCTGGCCACACGACAACATAGCTTTCCTCGTCGTACCTGTTCCGGTTGGGGACATTTGGCAGGTTCTGCGGCATCACCAGCGATGGCAATCGTTGGTCGTTTGGCGAGTGCCGCGAGTAGACGCTCGGCCACCTCACACGACCAATCATTGCGGGCCAGAGTGATCGATTTGAGACGTGGCCAGTTCAGTAGCTGTTCATGTAACTCCACCTGCACTAGTCCATTACCCTCAATATGAAGCCGCTGGACGGATGCAATGCCCGTGACGTTCGCCGAAGGCAGCGCCGTAAGATAGTTCCCGGTTAGATCGACCACATCGAGCAAcggatgatcgatcgatggccccGGACCGGTCTCGACCGTGAACAATCGATTCGAGCGCAGCAACAACTCCGTCAACGAACGCATATGTCGGAACGTTCCGAAATCAACCGTCTCGAGGCGATTGTTGGAGAGATCGAGATGCGTAAGTCGCGCGAACCGACCCAAACCGGCCAGATCGCGGAACGCATTCCCGGCCAGTTCGGCACGTTCCAGTGCGAACAGGAAGTTGTTGGGATCGGTTTCGATCGTTGTGGCACGGTT
This sequence is a window from Anopheles darlingi chromosome 3, idAnoDarlMG_H_01, whole genome shotgun sequence. Protein-coding genes within it:
- the LOC125954628 gene encoding carboxypeptidase N subunit 2-like, producing the protein MAKDRMLLRTCLVLLCIVSVSRAQHTIRLACAAPGSGSCTLSVVATGSPQDRAATSSIKPGEPAIVLPAKVQTLDLSNRRLKQLPVNAFHQLLPLEQLLLQGNELQQFDGATVAPTSSLKLLNISTNGALSEVRWEPLGDLRSLETVDLTGNRLERLFVTRTMKVLRAPANRATTIETDPNNFLFALERAELAGNAFRDLAGLGRFARLTHLDLSNNRLETVDFGTFRHMRSLTELLLRSNRLFTVETGPGPSIDHPLLDVVDLTGNYLTALPSANVTGIASVQRLHIEGNGLVQVELHEQLLNWPRLKSITLARNDWSCEVAERLLAALAKRPTIAIAGDAAEPAKCPQPEQVRRGKLCCRVAREQYLVDRLIHTRKELYLGKLDAFEEVGPTAGPGVTPLPSNRTH